The Desulfuromonadales bacterium sequence CACCCGGAAGAGATTGAAGACGTAGCGCCGGTTTTCGGGGTCGTAACTGAAGCAGAACTGCGCCATCCGACGGATGGTCGGCCCGATCCGCCCCTCCGACGCCTCGACCAGGGCGAGGGTGAGGTCCATCGGCAGGACGCTGGTGCCGTGCAGGTAACGGATGATCTTGCCGTCGCCGGCCACCACGAAGAGGACGACGGGATGGAGAAAATCCTCCCCTTGCCGCTGGAAGCGGTAGCCGGCGGCATCGAGCAGTTTCCGGATGCTCTCCGGGTCGCCGGTCAGGAAGCTCCAGGCGGTGGCCGGAAACCGCTGCCGCATCGCCTCCAGATAGATCGCCTGGCTGCGACGGGCCAGCTCCGGCGTCTCCGTCTCGTCGAAGCTCACCGACAGGACCCGGAAAGCCTTCCCCGGCTCCAGCTTCACCTCCGGCAGGGTCCGCGCCAGACCCGCCTGCAAAAAACTGCAGACGTTGGGGCACTGGTAGTAGACCGGGACGATGACGGTCGGCACGGTGACCAGGTCACGCAGGGTGACGGAGCGGCCTGTC is a genomic window containing:
- a CDS encoding SCO family protein, with the translated sequence MNFFLRIGTRRLLVQSRTLLFAAAFTLLTTAAAPASENAGSTPMAHPGHGETAEPEKEHIHVHPQPPAAGAVGLDERLGASIPLDLAFRDETGRSVTLRDLVTVPTVIVPVYYQCPNVCSFLQAGLARTLPEVKLEPGKAFRVLSVSFDETETPELARRSQAIYLEAMRQRFPATAWSFLTGDPESIRKLLDAAGYRFQRQGEDFLHPVVLFVVAGDGKIIRYLHGTSVLPMDLTLALVEASEGRIGPTIRRMAQFCFSYDPENRRYVFNLFRVSATAILLTAGVFLAFLILRGRKTPGPPR